In Pseudobacter ginsenosidimutans, the following are encoded in one genomic region:
- a CDS encoding ABC transporter ATP-binding protein, translating into MILKTENLSHRYSSSWAIRDINIEIAEHGIIGLLGSNGAGKSTTMNIICGTLNQTEGNVYINGIDTRKDPEAAKREIGFLPQTPPLYTDLTIDEYLTYCATLRLIEKHKIKPAVEEVKERCGIAHFSSRLIKNLSGGYRQRVGIAQSIIHKPKLVVMDEPTNGLDPNQLIEARKLIREISQEHTVLLSSHILSEINLLCREIIMVESGRIVFSDTMEAFNNYSKASTVLVTLENPPSKEDLLQVKGISSVEFLTPTQVRIYYDGDADIRERLVTASVQYGWRLSEIGFDKGLLDDVFKQLSAQSA; encoded by the coding sequence ATGATCTTAAAAACAGAAAACCTCTCTCATCGTTATAGCAGCAGCTGGGCCATCCGTGATATCAATATCGAGATTGCGGAGCATGGCATCATTGGTTTACTGGGCTCCAATGGCGCCGGCAAATCAACTACCATGAATATCATTTGTGGTACGCTCAACCAGACGGAAGGCAATGTTTATATAAATGGGATCGATACCCGAAAAGATCCGGAAGCAGCCAAGAGAGAGATCGGCTTCCTGCCACAAACACCGCCTTTGTATACCGACCTCACTATCGATGAATACCTTACTTACTGCGCCACTCTTAGACTGATAGAGAAACATAAAATAAAACCTGCTGTAGAGGAAGTCAAAGAGCGTTGTGGTATAGCGCATTTCAGTTCCAGGCTGATCAAAAATCTATCAGGAGGCTATCGCCAGCGGGTAGGTATCGCCCAGTCCATTATCCATAAACCAAAACTGGTGGTGATGGATGAACCAACCAATGGACTCGACCCGAATCAACTGATCGAAGCCCGCAAACTGATCCGGGAAATTTCCCAGGAACATACAGTGCTGTTGTCCTCGCATATCTTATCAGAGATCAACCTGCTCTGCCGGGAGATCATCATGGTAGAAAGCGGCAGGATCGTGTTTTCAGATACCATGGAGGCGTTCAATAATTATTCAAAGGCCAGCACCGTTCTCGTTACCCTGGAGAATCCTCCTTCGAAAGAAGACCTGCTGCAGGTGAAGGGCATAAGCTCCGTTGAGTTCCTAACGCCTACGCAGGTGCGCATTTACTACGATGGCGATGCGGACATCAGGGAAAGGCTGGTAACCGCCAGTGTACAGTATGGATGGCGGTTAAGTGAAATAGGATTTGATAAAGGTCTTCTCGATGATGTATTTAAACAGTTATCCGCTCAGTCTGCATAA
- a CDS encoding RNA polymerase sigma factor, producing the protein MSSITCYPSVPFPSADHPQSDRPLQLFRSQFTKIVQDWTPHLHYRAWQITKNQHVAEDIVQEAFLALWQQTAKTIPDNPVGWLIRVVTNLSARHIRNMNIQVRIHELLSDEKKTSVTETEDHLIVKEKYALLKNIFNQLPEQQKIVLHLSKEKGWRRAEIAASLQLSPNTVKLHLHRAVRFLKDNLACISLFVLLFICNNIFFKRSSTKAELMELFIKKDLSSAIAESVQIMPLLKTITQATTHSCKQ; encoded by the coding sequence ATGAGCAGCATCACCTGTTATCCATCTGTACCTTTTCCGTCAGCCGATCATCCACAAAGTGATCGTCCCCTGCAACTATTTCGTTCACAGTTTACAAAGATCGTTCAGGACTGGACGCCGCACCTGCATTACAGGGCCTGGCAGATCACCAAAAACCAACATGTAGCGGAAGATATTGTTCAGGAAGCATTTCTTGCCTTATGGCAGCAAACAGCAAAGACCATCCCGGATAACCCCGTAGGCTGGCTGATCAGGGTAGTGACCAATCTATCAGCCAGGCATATTCGAAATATGAACATCCAGGTTCGCATACATGAATTGTTAAGTGATGAAAAGAAAACATCCGTCACTGAAACAGAAGATCATTTGATCGTGAAGGAGAAATATGCCCTGCTCAAAAATATCTTCAACCAGCTCCCTGAGCAGCAAAAGATCGTACTGCACCTCAGTAAGGAAAAAGGATGGAGGCGCGCAGAGATCGCTGCCTCTTTACAACTATCGCCGAATACGGTGAAACTACATTTACATCGCGCCGTTCGATTTTTGAAAGACAATCTTGCCTGCATTTCCTTGTTTGTACTGCTTTTTATTTGTAACAATATTTTTTTCAAAAGAAGTAGTACGAAAGCAGAACTTATGGAACTCTTTATAAAGAAGGATCTGAGTAGCGCTATTGCTGAATCTGTTCAAATTATGCCACTATTAAAAACGATCACACAGGCAACTACCCATTCATGTAAACAGTAA
- a CDS encoding RagB/SusD family nutrient uptake outer membrane protein, which produces MPSHIKRTWILLLCILFAGVSSCKKFLATYSQNDSFVESAADLDELLVGEVYTDYQLFYTPEMLHLMDDDIAAVIPEGNNSNTVLQGTGFHYWQAQPRITTDGKIVTNDIFFNSLFSKIAHINSILHIVPSLQEKGEPAATLKRISGEALFLRAFYYFMLVNTYGKPYTPATASTDFGVPLKTDPAIKDQFVARNTTRQVYDQVIADLLEAEKALAGANASSTIRVNQAAAQAFLSRVYLYMENYEKAVYYADQVINTSTYHLKDLNTYNTGDNFLNNKDEEVIFTMRTNYIISVIMALDYDIPPTIAYKASEDLILGYSPADLRLQVFFQRNSRGEMRVTKRRTQGGPSTDDVGDIFLLRLSETYLNKAEALAALDRSEEARNTLQEFRKTRFKPSELPPVNATGEALVNTIRDERRLELCFEAHRWFDLRRYGVNSKYPFSKSITHRSVVFGGNGYIDNGYYELGPYEQDAAAYVVPIANDEIEFNNGLLTNEPRPARPLKQ; this is translated from the coding sequence ATGCCATCACATATAAAAAGAACATGGATCCTTTTGCTTTGCATATTGTTTGCAGGTGTTTCTTCCTGCAAAAAATTCCTGGCCACATATTCACAGAACGACAGTTTTGTTGAATCGGCAGCCGATCTGGATGAATTGCTGGTAGGAGAGGTATATACAGATTATCAACTATTCTACACTCCTGAAATGCTGCACCTGATGGATGATGATATTGCGGCTGTTATACCCGAGGGCAACAATAGCAATACTGTACTTCAGGGAACAGGATTTCATTACTGGCAGGCGCAACCACGCATCACCACGGATGGAAAAATCGTCACAAACGATATCTTTTTCAACAGTCTGTTTAGCAAGATTGCCCACATCAATTCCATACTTCATATTGTACCATCGTTGCAGGAAAAAGGTGAACCTGCCGCTACTTTGAAAAGAATATCCGGAGAAGCCCTATTCCTGAGAGCATTCTATTATTTCATGCTGGTGAATACTTACGGGAAGCCCTATACACCCGCTACCGCCTCCACTGATTTTGGCGTTCCGCTGAAAACAGATCCTGCTATCAAAGACCAGTTTGTTGCCCGCAATACTACCAGGCAGGTATATGATCAGGTCATTGCAGATCTGCTGGAGGCAGAGAAAGCGCTGGCAGGCGCCAATGCGTCTTCTACCATCCGTGTTAACCAGGCAGCCGCGCAGGCATTTCTCAGCAGGGTTTATCTCTACATGGAAAATTATGAGAAGGCTGTTTATTATGCGGACCAGGTGATCAATACCAGTACTTACCACTTAAAGGACCTGAATACATACAACACAGGTGACAATTTTCTCAATAATAAGGATGAAGAAGTAATCTTCACGATGAGAACAAACTATATAATATCAGTGATCATGGCATTGGACTATGATATCCCTCCGACAATTGCCTACAAGGCATCTGAAGACCTTATTCTGGGCTATTCCCCGGCAGATCTGCGGCTCCAGGTTTTCTTTCAGAGGAACAGCAGAGGAGAAATGAGAGTAACAAAAAGAAGAACGCAAGGCGGCCCTTCCACAGACGATGTAGGTGATATTTTTCTGCTTCGTTTGTCTGAAACTTACCTGAACAAAGCAGAAGCATTAGCGGCACTCGATCGTTCCGAAGAAGCCCGCAACACTTTACAGGAATTCAGGAAAACGCGCTTCAAACCGTCAGAGCTTCCTCCGGTAAATGCAACAGGCGAAGCGCTCGTTAATACCATCCGGGATGAGCGCAGGCTCGAGCTTTGCTTTGAAGCACACCGCTGGTTTGATCTTCGCCGTTACGGAGTAAACAGCAAATATCCATTCAGCAAATCCATTACCCATCGTTCCGTAGTATTCGGAGGAAACGGATACATAGATAACGGCTATTATGAACTGGGGCCTTATGAACAGGATGCAGCAGCCTATGTTGTGCCCATCGCCAATGATGAGATCGAATTCAACAATGGGCTGCTGACCAATGAGCCAAGACCCGCCCGTCCGCTGAAACAATGA
- a CDS encoding SusC/RagA family TonB-linked outer membrane protein, translated as MYFAIWQEKQPGKLLYLAIFIIISFMSNKVDAQQVTLTGKNLPFVKILKDIRDQTGFYFVCKEEWAKDIGRITLDVKNTAVDEVIRICLNDKPYSYTISNKMITIFPFSQQISITGKVVDNNQQAMQGVSITVKGTQTGTSTDQNGEFTIRDIGEKAILVFSYVGFEQLVENVNSRSRIIVKMVPGNKQLDDAVVYNGYQKIKQKYLTGSVTSLKMDSIIQPGLNTVDKMLEGRVPGIMFMQNSGQAGAAPKLRIRGTNTYLGSREPLWVVDGIIRTNPFPIPAERINDPDFVNLLGNAISGLNPYDIEQVDVLKDATAAALYGVRAANGVIVITTKRGKPGPPTVTYNVTGTYTRRPRYTDRSVYMMDSRERIDVSREMIEKQLTLRGGALEAYEKDIVDYYAGRIDYETFKKRVDRAESMNTDWMGHTMRDVFATNHSLSVSGGTSTVSYRASVGYQNESGVIKKESNARYTGMLNMQMNYRKFKVDFNIQLNKEKRRYTPSEVGLLNYVYGTSRAIPLYNQDGSRYFYSTINSRVVSLFGDFKTMNILNEMDHTMQRVESNEYNASIDLSYEIAKGFQFQTRLAYTGGNSSQDMWFEENTEWASQLRQYAYDPILNIIQPVSDPMPFGGELRGQQVRRQNYIINGRLNFSRFLDQQNKHQLTVEVAADLQSNRVNSTELTSRGYYPGRGHSFALVDVSKYQTYGAWLSANSFPTITEGIQNSVRPYLTSTWIFNDRYVISATASQEFSNSFGTRSNEKFLPTWALSGRWNMQEDLLRSVSWVDRAALLLSLGTRGNMLAGQTPYMTIRKGSLNTFYNSFSSTTVSYPNPDLAWEKTQDYNGSLEFTLLKGRINGSLAYFYSKTTNAFLTKQVSAVNGAPGNTYVVNGGTLENQGVELSLNFKFIDNMGAGNKRFMWRFDPQLGQVFNKLINDNLNSRNVMVDAATLTYQNYLDGKVPVNGKAVNTFYSYRFKGLDPQYGFPVFYGVEPENKDELVAQYNKLTKDQVFNMVMVESGRREPVLQGGINNSFVYGNWTLNVSFTYSVGNKIRLLQMASGNYGTFRPSSQQNLRKEFTNRWRYPGDEKFTNIPAIQGASHSIQDDQFFWWKSYSLLTNFAQDYYQMYDFSDLRVVKGDYLKLQYVSLSYRLSNELCRKLNCKGAIVNVSGSNLYTFANKALRGQDPSQSGSASNINLSIRPVYALNLNISF; from the coding sequence ATGTATTTTGCTATCTGGCAAGAAAAGCAGCCCGGGAAACTGCTGTACCTGGCCATCTTCATTATTATTTCATTCATGAGCAATAAGGTCGATGCACAACAGGTGACCCTGACGGGTAAAAACCTGCCTTTCGTGAAAATCCTTAAAGATATCAGGGATCAAACAGGATTCTATTTTGTCTGTAAGGAAGAATGGGCCAAAGATATCGGGCGGATTACGCTCGATGTAAAAAATACGGCTGTTGATGAGGTAATCCGCATCTGCCTGAACGATAAGCCATACTCCTACACTATTTCAAACAAGATGATCACCATCTTTCCTTTCTCACAACAGATCAGCATTACGGGAAAGGTAGTGGACAATAACCAGCAAGCGATGCAGGGAGTGAGCATAACTGTCAAAGGAACACAAACAGGAACGTCTACAGACCAGAACGGAGAATTCACAATTCGTGATATTGGGGAGAAAGCCATACTGGTATTCAGCTATGTGGGCTTCGAACAGTTAGTGGAAAATGTGAACAGCCGCAGCCGGATCATAGTAAAGATGGTACCGGGAAACAAGCAACTGGATGATGCAGTGGTGTACAATGGCTATCAAAAGATCAAGCAGAAATACCTGACAGGCTCTGTTACCTCTTTGAAAATGGATTCAATCATTCAACCGGGTTTGAATACAGTAGACAAAATGCTGGAGGGGCGTGTACCCGGCATCATGTTCATGCAAAACTCCGGACAGGCTGGAGCCGCTCCCAAGCTGCGCATCCGGGGAACCAATACTTACCTCGGTTCGAGAGAGCCACTTTGGGTAGTGGATGGGATCATTCGCACCAACCCCTTCCCCATTCCAGCAGAAAGGATCAATGATCCGGATTTCGTAAACCTGCTGGGCAATGCTATCTCAGGATTAAATCCTTACGACATTGAACAGGTAGATGTATTGAAAGATGCCACGGCCGCTGCGCTATATGGCGTAAGAGCAGCCAATGGCGTGATCGTGATCACTACCAAGAGAGGAAAACCCGGGCCTCCTACTGTTACCTACAATGTAACAGGAACCTATACCCGAAGGCCCAGATATACTGACAGATCCGTTTACATGATGGATTCCCGCGAGCGAATAGACGTTTCACGGGAGATGATAGAAAAACAATTGACGTTGCGTGGAGGCGCTTTGGAAGCCTATGAAAAGGATATTGTTGACTACTATGCAGGCAGGATCGATTATGAGACATTCAAAAAAAGAGTGGACAGGGCTGAATCCATGAATACAGACTGGATGGGCCATACGATGCGCGATGTGTTCGCCACCAATCACTCGTTGAGTGTTTCAGGAGGGACCAGCACTGTCTCCTATCGCGCTTCTGTTGGCTACCAAAATGAATCGGGCGTGATTAAGAAAGAAAGCAACGCCCGGTATACCGGTATGCTGAATATGCAGATGAACTACCGAAAATTCAAAGTCGATTTTAATATTCAACTAAACAAAGAGAAAAGAAGGTATACGCCTTCAGAGGTAGGTCTGCTCAATTATGTGTATGGCACCAGTCGTGCTATCCCATTGTACAATCAAGATGGATCTCGCTATTTCTATTCAACCATCAACTCCAGGGTTGTTTCACTCTTCGGGGATTTCAAAACGATGAACATCCTCAATGAGATGGACCATACCATGCAAAGGGTTGAAAGTAATGAATACAACGCCAGTATCGACCTCAGTTATGAGATCGCCAAAGGCTTTCAGTTTCAAACCAGGCTTGCGTATACAGGCGGTAATTCCAGTCAGGATATGTGGTTTGAAGAAAATACAGAATGGGCCTCCCAGCTCAGGCAATATGCATACGATCCCATCCTGAATATAATCCAACCAGTCAGTGATCCGATGCCTTTCGGAGGAGAGCTTCGCGGGCAGCAGGTCAGGAGACAGAACTATATCATCAATGGCCGTCTCAATTTCAGCAGGTTCCTCGATCAGCAAAACAAACACCAGCTTACTGTAGAAGTGGCTGCTGACCTGCAATCCAATCGGGTCAATTCAACTGAATTAACAAGCAGGGGATATTATCCAGGCAGAGGGCATAGCTTCGCACTGGTAGATGTATCGAAATACCAAACATATGGTGCCTGGCTGTCGGCCAATAGCTTTCCCACCATCACAGAAGGTATACAAAATTCAGTCCGGCCTTATCTGACATCCACCTGGATCTTTAATGACCGCTATGTGATCTCTGCCACTGCCAGCCAGGAATTCTCCAATTCATTTGGTACAAGGAGCAATGAAAAATTCCTTCCCACCTGGGCTTTGTCTGGCAGATGGAATATGCAGGAAGACCTGCTGCGTAGTGTATCATGGGTAGACAGGGCGGCATTGCTTTTATCTTTGGGCACACGCGGGAATATGCTGGCCGGTCAAACACCTTATATGACCATCCGGAAAGGGAGTCTTAATACTTTCTATAATTCTTTTTCCTCCACTACTGTATCCTATCCCAACCCTGACCTGGCCTGGGAAAAAACGCAGGATTACAATGGCTCGCTTGAATTCACCTTATTGAAAGGCAGGATCAATGGCTCACTGGCTTACTTCTATAGCAAAACAACCAATGCATTCCTTACAAAGCAGGTGTCTGCTGTGAACGGAGCTCCGGGTAATACTTATGTGGTGAATGGAGGAACATTGGAAAACCAGGGCGTGGAACTGAGCCTGAACTTCAAGTTCATCGACAATATGGGCGCCGGTAACAAAAGGTTCATGTGGCGCTTTGATCCGCAGCTGGGACAGGTATTCAACAAGCTGATCAATGACAACCTGAACAGCCGCAATGTAATGGTGGATGCCGCTACGCTCACCTACCAGAACTACCTGGATGGTAAAGTGCCTGTCAATGGAAAAGCTGTCAACACTTTCTATTCTTACCGATTTAAAGGACTCGATCCCCAATATGGTTTTCCGGTTTTCTATGGTGTTGAACCTGAAAATAAAGACGAGCTGGTGGCGCAATATAATAAGCTGACGAAAGACCAGGTTTTCAATATGGTAATGGTGGAATCCGGAAGAAGAGAGCCAGTATTGCAGGGCGGTATCAATAATTCCTTCGTATATGGGAACTGGACACTTAATGTCTCCTTCACCTATAGTGTAGGTAACAAGATCCGGTTGCTGCAGATGGCTTCAGGGAATTACGGCACTTTCAGACCCAGTTCACAACAAAACCTTCGCAAAGAATTTACCAATAGATGGCGCTATCCGGGAGACGAAAAATTCACCAATATCCCGGCTATTCAGGGAGCTTCGCATTCCATACAGGACGACCAGTTTTTCTGGTGGAAAAGCTACAGCCTGCTTACCAACTTTGCTCAGGACTACTACCAGATGTACGATTTCTCAGACTTGCGGGTGGTAAAAGGCGATTATCTCAAACTCCAGTATGTATCACTGAGCTACCGGCTCTCCAATGAACTCTGCAGAAAATTGAATTGTAAGGGAGCTATCGTAAATGTCAGTGGCAGCAACCTATATACATTTGCCAATAAAGCATTGCGTGGTCAGGATCCTTCCCAGTCTGGTTCTGCCTCTAATATCAACCTTTCCATCAGGCCGGTTTATGCACTCAACCTCAATATCAGTTTCTAA
- a CDS encoding FecR family protein → MALHQKEQELRSLFSQWLHNNGNETIINRLSELAEDSELQETWQSLLFELPDEMQPELIEQQHAAIFDKVYQNLIETEPGLMPAAPVRHMRPWRKYAVAAAILVLFAAGGFYFFNTGKDHPANEKITETSPGRASQQSDNNKAILTLGSGQQIILDTSANGKLAQQSGAEVIKSENGQIIYQLNDSITASQQTIDTNTVSTPRGGEYTITLPDGSIAWLNAASSISFPTAFRGNERTVTVQGEVYLQVAKNSSQPFRVKVKDALIDVVGTAFNVNAYAEEPISRITLLEGSISLKKGNERKIMKPGQQVWFRENSNTLNFSENIDTEQVVAWKNGTFDFRDQPFESVMNQIARWYDMKIVYEDKIPDVKILGIMSRNTNLSDMLKSFELTTGIKFKIENNIKPGRIIIQR, encoded by the coding sequence ATGGCCCTTCATCAAAAAGAACAGGAACTTCGTTCTCTCTTCAGCCAGTGGCTGCACAATAATGGCAACGAAACCATTATCAACAGGCTGTCTGAACTGGCGGAGGACTCTGAGTTGCAGGAAACCTGGCAATCCTTACTGTTTGAATTGCCGGACGAAATGCAGCCTGAACTGATAGAACAGCAACACGCGGCCATCTTTGATAAAGTATACCAGAACCTGATCGAAACAGAACCCGGACTGATGCCGGCTGCACCGGTAAGGCATATGCGCCCCTGGCGGAAATATGCAGTAGCAGCGGCGATACTGGTCCTCTTTGCAGCAGGAGGTTTTTATTTTTTCAATACCGGCAAGGATCACCCTGCTAATGAAAAGATAACAGAAACCAGTCCTGGCAGAGCTTCGCAGCAATCAGACAACAATAAGGCCATACTTACACTCGGTAGCGGACAGCAGATCATCCTGGATACTTCCGCCAATGGCAAGCTGGCGCAGCAAAGCGGCGCTGAAGTAATTAAATCGGAGAACGGACAGATAATTTATCAGTTGAACGATTCAATCACTGCCTCACAGCAGACGATCGATACCAATACAGTATCCACGCCAAGAGGCGGAGAATATACCATCACATTGCCTGATGGAAGTATTGCCTGGTTGAATGCCGCATCCAGCATCAGTTTTCCTACTGCCTTCAGGGGAAACGAAAGAACAGTAACTGTTCAGGGAGAAGTATACCTGCAGGTGGCAAAAAACAGTTCGCAGCCATTCAGGGTAAAAGTGAAAGATGCTTTGATCGATGTTGTGGGTACGGCCTTTAACGTGAATGCCTATGCGGAGGAGCCCATTTCAAGGATCACCCTGCTGGAAGGCAGCATCAGTTTGAAAAAGGGGAACGAACGAAAAATCATGAAACCCGGACAACAGGTCTGGTTCCGCGAAAACAGCAATACGCTCAACTTCTCAGAAAATATCGATACCGAACAGGTAGTCGCCTGGAAGAATGGAACTTTCGATTTCCGAGACCAGCCATTTGAATCTGTAATGAACCAGATTGCCCGCTGGTACGATATGAAAATAGTGTACGAAGATAAAATCCCGGATGTAAAAATTCTCGGCATCATGAGCCGGAATACCAATCTGAGCGATATGCTGAAAAGCTTTGAACTCACCACCGGGATCAAATTCAAAATAGAAAACAATATCAAGCCAGGAAGAATTATTATACAACGATAG
- a CDS encoding RNA polymerase sigma factor produces MSLQLDPEYEKELIVRLSRGDQAAFHAIYKYYSPRVYGKLLKVLKSKELAADILQELFAIIWQKRAGIDPDKSFNAYLFRISHNLVIDVFRKAKRDQQLIDHLIHAGLQEMENTEDWLFRKENEGWLHKAIERLPAQRQMVFKLCKLENKSHEETAQLLNISRATVNNHLVKAIQNLRAFAAENPDMAGILLLFWLFE; encoded by the coding sequence ATGTCTTTGCAGCTTGACCCCGAATATGAAAAAGAATTGATCGTCCGCCTGTCCCGGGGTGACCAGGCTGCATTCCACGCCATCTACAAATACTACAGTCCGCGCGTTTATGGTAAATTGCTGAAAGTGCTGAAGTCGAAAGAACTGGCAGCGGACATACTTCAGGAACTTTTTGCCATCATCTGGCAGAAAAGAGCGGGCATCGATCCGGATAAATCGTTCAACGCTTACCTGTTCAGGATCTCCCATAACCTGGTGATTGACGTATTCAGGAAAGCCAAACGCGATCAGCAATTGATCGATCACCTGATACATGCCGGTCTGCAGGAGATGGAAAACACCGAGGATTGGTTGTTCCGGAAAGAGAATGAAGGATGGCTGCACAAAGCTATAGAACGACTGCCTGCCCAAAGGCAAATGGTCTTCAAACTTTGCAAGCTGGAGAACAAATCACATGAGGAAACAGCCCAATTACTGAACATCTCCCGTGCTACCGTAAACAATCACCTGGTAAAAGCGATCCAAAACCTTCGCGCATTTGCCGCCGAAAACCCGGATATGGCAGGCATTCTGCTGCTTTTCTGGCTCTTCGAATAA
- a CDS encoding serine hydrolase domain-containing protein, which yields MPVIKKKLIGFLICGFLLSFSICYGQEVKKSTLQFTGDNPLRTALDSAIDQSVRQYLQDKRAVGISIGVLVNNKASFYNYGETKAGNKKLPGKNTLYEIGSITKAFTGILLAGAVLDQKIDPENDIREYLEGDYPNLEYNGASILVKDLANHTSTITRIFPNMWERPEYDSLNPLKGYDRTLLYEGLHAMKMDTFPGRVSSYSNMAVALLGTILEDVYEQPWFQLLSEEILEPLQMKETRIDLRGSPDAVIALPHNDQREPCPLWDISRLPAMGALRSTTSDLIRFIQANNDDELPAIALSHQTTYGTIREGLGFNWFIHTTPEGYQVFEHGGGTGGSRSSLECLPGLRSGFVILTNSLANRKELEKQLESIVIKLARN from the coding sequence ATGCCTGTTATAAAGAAGAAACTAATTGGATTTCTCATCTGTGGCTTCCTCCTAAGCTTTTCCATTTGCTATGGGCAGGAAGTGAAGAAGTCAACTCTACAATTTACAGGTGATAACCCATTGCGTACAGCCCTGGATTCAGCTATTGATCAGAGTGTGCGGCAGTATTTACAAGACAAACGGGCAGTTGGGATCTCCATTGGTGTTCTCGTTAACAATAAAGCATCTTTTTACAATTACGGAGAAACAAAGGCTGGCAATAAAAAACTACCGGGTAAAAATACTCTTTACGAAATCGGTTCTATCACCAAAGCATTTACCGGCATCTTGTTGGCAGGGGCTGTACTGGATCAAAAGATAGATCCGGAGAATGATATCCGTGAGTATCTCGAAGGTGACTACCCCAATCTTGAATACAATGGTGCTTCGATCCTTGTGAAGGATCTTGCCAATCATACCTCAACCATCACCAGGATCTTTCCCAACATGTGGGAGCGTCCGGAATATGATTCACTGAACCCATTGAAAGGATACGACCGTACTTTGTTATACGAAGGCCTGCACGCCATGAAAATGGATACTTTCCCCGGCAGGGTTTCATCTTATTCGAATATGGCCGTAGCCTTGCTGGGCACCATACTGGAAGATGTTTATGAGCAGCCATGGTTTCAACTGCTGTCTGAAGAGATCCTAGAACCTTTGCAGATGAAAGAAACCCGGATCGATCTTAGAGGATCACCGGATGCTGTAATTGCTTTACCGCATAATGATCAGCGTGAGCCATGCCCGCTTTGGGATATTTCCCGGCTGCCTGCGATGGGGGCCCTGCGATCTACTACCAGCGATCTTATCCGTTTCATCCAGGCCAATAATGATGATGAGTTGCCGGCCATTGCCTTGTCGCACCAGACAACTTATGGCACTATCCGGGAGGGGTTGGGATTCAACTGGTTCATACATACAACTCCGGAAGGCTACCAGGTATTTGAACATGGGGGAGGAACGGGCGGCTCACGCAGCTCCCTGGAATGCCTGCCGGGACTACGTTCCGGATTTGTGATCCTCACCAATAGCCTCGCCAACCGGAAAGAACTGGAAAAGCAACTGGAGTCCATTGTTATTAAACTCGCCCGGAACTGA
- a CDS encoding transglutaminase domain-containing protein gives MNKRKQLLLLIFLYPIFSFAQLSIKFASVDSFASQVKYRKDFRTLTEDLTSPYSEPLLKARSIFKWITENIRYNYKYYNKYYYQGREPKSFTCKDNKDCESKRIAWEINYIETILRKKKAVCYGYAMLFKKMCDIAGLQSEIIPGYVRTEYYQVGTAGTLDHAWNAVWVDSTWHLLDPTWAAGGCAKNDDGKMLSFTKKFNNYYWLTSPENFARNHFPKNNKWTLLQNYTKDSFALNPYYAANAISKIRLMAPGSGVIHSKKGDTVHFRIGYEGPVQDIQINSNYFRNPEIWVYEEVSKRKKVRKLDSGAVKKQQYIQYQRVGNTYEFYYLIPDNSLYYLDILFNRNRVMRFKVVTSHGK, from the coding sequence ATGAACAAGCGAAAACAATTACTGCTGCTTATCTTTCTGTATCCGATCTTTTCCTTCGCGCAACTGTCGATCAAATTTGCTTCGGTAGATAGTTTTGCTTCACAGGTAAAATACAGAAAAGACTTCAGGACATTGACGGAAGATTTGACCAGCCCTTATTCCGAACCTTTACTCAAAGCAAGATCGATTTTCAAATGGATCACGGAAAATATCCGGTACAACTACAAATACTACAACAAATATTACTACCAGGGGCGTGAACCAAAATCCTTTACCTGCAAAGACAATAAAGATTGTGAATCCAAAAGGATCGCCTGGGAGATCAATTACATAGAAACCATCCTGCGAAAGAAAAAAGCCGTGTGCTATGGCTATGCCATGCTCTTTAAGAAAATGTGTGATATCGCCGGACTTCAATCTGAAATAATTCCCGGTTATGTCAGGACCGAATATTACCAGGTGGGTACGGCCGGAACCCTTGATCATGCCTGGAATGCAGTCTGGGTCGATAGCACCTGGCATTTGCTTGACCCTACCTGGGCCGCGGGTGGCTGCGCCAAAAATGACGATGGAAAAATGCTTTCCTTCACTAAGAAATTCAACAATTATTACTGGCTCACATCCCCGGAAAATTTTGCAAGGAATCATTTTCCTAAAAACAACAAATGGACATTGTTGCAAAACTATACTAAGGATAGCTTTGCCCTTAACCCGTATTACGCCGCTAATGCGATCAGTAAGATCAGGCTTATGGCGCCCGGATCCGGAGTGATCCATTCGAAAAAAGGGGACACGGTTCATTTCAGGATCGGTTATGAAGGACCTGTTCAGGATATACAGATCAACTCTAATTATTTTCGAAACCCTGAGATCTGGGTTTATGAAGAAGTTTCCAAAAGGAAAAAAGTCCGCAAGCTGGATTCCGGCGCTGTGAAGAAACAGCAATACATACAATACCAAAGGGTAGGAAATACTTATGAGTTTTACTATCTTATCCCTGATAATTCATTGTATTACCTGGATATCCTGTTCAACAGGAACCGGGTAATGAGATTTAAAGTTGTTACCAGTCATGGCAAATAG